GAACCCTGTATCGGGTCGGAGAGCTCAAGTTGAGCGGTGCGGAACCGTTCAAAAAGGATAAAATTCCGGCCATTCAGCTTGTCGCGTACCGCTTTTGCAAAAGGGAGAGGATCGCCGGTCACCATGATATCGATATCGGTACAGGCTCTCTGCATAATCATGTCGCGAACATAGCCGCCGACAAGGTAACAGCCGATGCCGTTTTCATCGGCCATGTCGCCGATACGATAGAGTATCTCAGGTAAGAGAGCTTGTGAATCTGTGGTCATTGCCTGTTTGCCTTGCACGGGTCAGTTATTCAAGTAAGGCTGCATTGGCGGCAATTTCGTCAGCGATTTTGCCTGCAACCATAATCGCCCGGCGTCCGTCAGAGGAGCTGACCGGAGCTGGCGTGTTGTTTCTGACGGTATTGATAAAATATTCAAGTTCGTCACGCAACGCATTTATTTTCGGAATTTCCGGGTGGATATAGTCCAGAACCATCCCCTGCATGGTCTCCTGAATTTCACCGAACTGTTCAAGTATTTTACGCGCAGCAAAGGATTTGAGCGGGTTTTTGGAGGAGGCCTCACTCTGTTTCACCAGCCTGAATACCTCCGATTTCCCGGTCGTCAGATCCAGTGAGGCGTAACTTTTCGGGTCATTGCAAAAAAAACGGAGCTTGCGCATTCTGTTGCGGCTGAGTCTGCTTGCGGTAACATTTGCTGCTGCACCGTTGACAAAATCAATTCTGGCCGTTGCCATGTCGAGTTCATTGGAGAAGACCTTCACCCCCGAAGCGGCGATATGCTTGATCTCGGAAGGTATAAGAGAGAGAACCAGATCAATATCGTGAATCATCAGGTCAAGAACCACAGAAACATCCGTCACCCTTCGCGAAAACCCGCTCAGCCGTTCAGCCTGGATATAGATGGGACGCCCGATAGAGGATTCCACCGCCCGCAGCGCCGGGTTGAAGCGCTCAATATGACCAACCTGGATACGTACCCCGTTTTCTGCTTCAAGCCGAATCAGTTCGTCAGCCTCTTCAATTGTCGTCGTTATGGGCTTTTCAATAAACAGGTGCAGCCTCTCGCCAAGCAGGGTTCGGGCTATTTCATAGTGGGAGCTTGTGGTGGTTGCAATAACGGCAGCATCACAAGCGTTAGCCAGAAGCTCAAGCGAGCTGAAACGCGTAACACCATATTTCCGGGCCATCTCTTCAGCCCGGTTACTGTCGAGATCAAAGAGCCCTGCACAATGGACATCAGGCCGCTCCTGTGCAATTTCCGTGAGGAGCTTTGTGTGAAACTCTCCCAGCTTGCCCACTCCGATAACGCCAATTTTCATAATAGGTACTCCTGCATTGATAACATATCCGGATAAGCTCTTTCAGCCATTGTTAGCTTCAGTTGAAGGGTCAAGGGCTTCAATTTTGTACTTGAAGAGGCTGAGTGCAATGATTGCCCCAGCGAGAGTCAGAATTCCGGCGACAATATAGGGCGCATGAAAGTTCATGCCATAAAGGATACTGCCGCTGAAAGGCCCCATAATGCGGGCAAAAGAGTTGACTGACTGTGAAAGACCAAGAATCTGTCCCTGCTGCTGTTTATAGCTGTAGAGCGAAATCATGGAAAGGTTGATAGGCGCAACCAGACTGGTGCCGATAGCAAAAAAGAAGAGGATAACCAGCCCGATTGAAAAGAGCGAACTCTGAGGTGCGAACGGTACAAAAAAGACACCAATAAAGGTGAAAAAATGGCCCCAGAGAAAAAGCTTGTGCTCACCCAGCTTCTTGATAAGCTTTCTGATAAGACCACCCTGCACAATGACAGACCACACTCCGACATAGGCAAAGATATAACCGATCTGCTCGTCAGTAGCTCTGAAATACTCCTTCCAGAGCAAAATGGATGCAACCTGCATATTCACAATGGCAAAGGTATAGATGTAGTTTGCAATCATCAGCAGGGCAAGGGGGCGTGAACTGAAAGTCAGTTTCAGTCCATCAACATACTCAGTGGCTTTTTCACCAAGAAAGAGAGAGACCGATCGACGGGGTGCGCTCTCGGATGTTCGCTTTTTCAGAAAGCCGAACACCATCTTCTGAGCATTCCTGTTTGACTCGGGAAGCAAAAAGATAGCAAGGATAAAGTCGAGAGAGATCAGTGCCGCAGAGACATATCCGACCATCGGAATACCGTAATAGTGCTTGAGCACACCTCCAATCAGCGGGCCAATAATAAAGCCTATTCCGAAAGCGGCTCCGATCATGCCCATCGCTCCCGAACGATTTTTACTGTCGGTGACATCAGTGATATAGGCCTGAGCTGTGGCAATATTGGCCGACCCAATACCCGAGAGTCCACGGGCAAAAATAAGGAGGGGAATGGTGCTGGCCTGTGATAAAACAAGATAGGATACAGCGGTGACAAAAATACTGATCAACATGACCGGTCGCCGACCGATTTTGTCGCTCAGCTTGCCCCAGAGAGGGGAAAAAATAAACTGCATGATGGAGAAAATTGCAGCAATCAACCCGATCATGGCAGGATTTGCACCGAGATCCTTGGCATAGGTCGGCAGCAGTGGAAGCACAATACCGAACCCGATAAGGTCAAGTAAAACCGTCAGGAGGACAATGACCAAGGGAGCGCGCTTCATGCATGATTTCGTTTTGTTCTGCCAAAGGCCCAAAGATAAAAAAATTAACGTCGATTCTCTGACAGGGAGCGCCAAAAAATCAGGGAGCAGCTCTCTCAACAGGATAAATCGTTCGATGTAACTGTGCTATCCCTTCAAGAACCCTCGGGCCAGGGCGAAGAAAGAGGCTGTTATCGAACTGGTCATAAACCTGACGCTGTTGTACGGCAGCAACAGAGCCCCAACCGGGACGCTCCATGAGCTTGCTGGCAGCAGAGACATTTTTCGACATGTACATGCAGGCAATCACCTCCGGGCTCTTCTTGATTACCCACTCCTGCGATATTTCGAAATACTCTTTATCCACAACATCTCCGATATTCCTGCCACCGGCATAGGCAATAAGTGCAGAGGTATAACTTCCTTTTCCGCCTGTCCAGAAAGGATCATCCCAGATTTCAAGATAGACACTCTTTTTCTTGGCTCTCTTTTCTGCCTTTGTTTTAAACATCGCAAGACCCTCGCTGATAGAGAGGGCCAGACTGTCGGCCTCTCTGGTATGACCGGTCAATTTTCCCAGTTTTCTGAGGGAGGCAGGAATATCATCCGGGCTTTTGCATGCGATATTCTCTCTCTGAATACCAAGCGCCGATATTTTTTTCCCCATCTCCTCATCGGCCAGATCAACATCAACCACCAGATCGGGATGGATCGAAGCAAGCAGCTCAAGCGAAGGGCGTCCAAAAGCCCCCACTACAGGCACCTGTAATGCTGCAACAGGCCAGTCGCAGGCGCTGGTTCTGCCCACCAGTTGATCGCCAGCGCCAATAGCAAAAATCATCTCCGTCAGGCTTGGAGCAAGGCTGATGATTCGGGGTTTGCCCGTTGGCGATTTGTTTTCATGCTGTTTGTTTGCACATCCTGAGGCCAGAAGCAGGAAGAGCAAACAAAAAACAGAGAGGGTGGTTTTAGCGCGGAAGCTGTTTCGCATAGTGTTGAATGATCTACAGGTTTTCATATCGAGGGCTTTCCGGTACATTCTGTTAAATTCCTGTTCATGCTTATCAGGCAATAGTAAAATAAAATCATGGCAAGAACAAAATTACCAAAAACCACCATGAAGCAAAGCAACATTTCAATCCTTTGAATCCGAAAACGCACGTATAATAAAAGCAGCTCAAAGCATTGTATCGCCGCCATACGCTAACCGTCATCAGTTGACCAGAAATTGTACTCTCTATGATTTTCAGTGAAGATTCACGAGTCAAAATACCCTGCATTCTGCATCTGGTCAGGCTTGGCTACCAATACCTCTCCCTCAGGAGTGCCAAATGGGATAAAGAGAGCAACATCTTCCCTGAACTCTTCTCTGCCGCCATCGTCCGGATCAACCCCGGTATTGAGGCCGACGACATCAAACGCTTGCTGGCCGATGTCCGGCTCTTGCTCGACAATGAGGATCTCGGCAAGGCATTTTATGAACGGCTCACGGAACGCTCCGGAATTCGGCTGATTGACTTTACCGATTTCCCTAACAACCCTAACAACAGCTTCCATGTTGTCACTGAACTGACCTACAAAAACGGTGATGACGAATTTCGGCCTGATATCACCCTGCTGGTCAACGGTATGC
The DNA window shown above is from Pelodictyon phaeoclathratiforme BU-1 and carries:
- a CDS encoding Gfo/Idh/MocA family protein, producing the protein MKIGVIGVGKLGEFHTKLLTEIAQERPDVHCAGLFDLDSNRAEEMARKYGVTRFSSLELLANACDAAVIATTTSSHYEIARTLLGERLHLFIEKPITTTIEEADELIRLEAENGVRIQVGHIERFNPALRAVESSIGRPIYIQAERLSGFSRRVTDVSVVLDLMIHDIDLVLSLIPSEIKHIAASGVKVFSNELDMATARIDFVNGAAANVTASRLSRNRMRKLRFFCNDPKSYASLDLTTGKSEVFRLVKQSEASSKNPLKSFAARKILEQFGEIQETMQGMVLDYIHPEIPKINALRDELEYFINTVRNNTPAPVSSSDGRRAIMVAGKIADEIAANAALLE
- a CDS encoding MFS transporter is translated as MKRAPLVIVLLTVLLDLIGFGIVLPLLPTYAKDLGANPAMIGLIAAIFSIMQFIFSPLWGKLSDKIGRRPVMLISIFVTAVSYLVLSQASTIPLLIFARGLSGIGSANIATAQAYITDVTDSKNRSGAMGMIGAAFGIGFIIGPLIGGVLKHYYGIPMVGYVSAALISLDFILAIFLLPESNRNAQKMVFGFLKKRTSESAPRRSVSLFLGEKATEYVDGLKLTFSSRPLALLMIANYIYTFAIVNMQVASILLWKEYFRATDEQIGYIFAYVGVWSVIVQGGLIRKLIKKLGEHKLFLWGHFFTFIGVFFVPFAPQSSLFSIGLVILFFFAIGTSLVAPINLSMISLYSYKQQQGQILGLSQSVNSFARIMGPFSGSILYGMNFHAPYIVAGILTLAGAIIALSLFKYKIEALDPSTEANNG
- a CDS encoding cobalamin-binding protein gives rise to the protein MRNSFRAKTTLSVFCLLFLLLASGCANKQHENKSPTGKPRIISLAPSLTEMIFAIGAGDQLVGRTSACDWPVAALQVPVVGAFGRPSLELLASIHPDLVVDVDLADEEMGKKISALGIQRENIACKSPDDIPASLRKLGKLTGHTREADSLALSISEGLAMFKTKAEKRAKKKSVYLEIWDDPFWTGGKGSYTSALIAYAGGRNIGDVVDKEYFEISQEWVIKKSPEVIACMYMSKNVSAASKLMERPGWGSVAAVQQRQVYDQFDNSLFLRPGPRVLEGIAQLHRTIYPVERAAP